The Flavobacterium johnsoniae UW101 genomic interval AACAAATGAATGGCCAGCCATCTGAAAGTGCATCTGTTATTAATGGGTTTGTAACTCACTTTTCAAATATTTTTCCTGACATGAAAGTAATTCGTGTTGATGAACGTTTTACTTCAAAAATGGCATTTCAAACCATGCTCGACAGCGGACTCAGCAAAAAACAACGCCAGAACAAAGGTTTAATCGACGAAATTTCGGCAACAATTATGCTTCAGGATTATCTTTCTTCTAAACGTTTTTAAGTGTATTTCTGATTAATTTTTCTTTTTTAGAAAAAATTATAGTTTCCTAACTTTTATCATGCAAAAATTAGTTTTTTTTTGCGATTGAAAGAAGTACCTTTGCACTTTAAAAACAAAATACTGTTATGCCTGACAATACAATACGTTCCAATAGTGAAGTAGTGCTTATTGGAGCTGGAATTATGAGTGCA includes:
- the ruvX gene encoding Holliday junction resolvase RuvX; the encoded protein is MPRILSIDYGQKRTGIAVTDEMQIIASGLTTIPTHTLIDFLKDYFAKEKVEAVLIGEPKQMNGQPSESASVINGFVTHFSNIFPDMKVIRVDERFTSKMAFQTMLDSGLSKKQRQNKGLIDEISATIMLQDYLSSKRF